In Rosa rugosa chromosome 4, drRosRugo1.1, whole genome shotgun sequence, the genomic stretch CTTCTGCTGTTTTAATTTTGTTGCAGAAGTTGGCCCTTTACAGGCAGAAGTTAGATGAGATGGTTCATTAGTGTGTTATATAGTACAGGTAACCCATCATATGCTCTCAAAGTCGAGAACCAAAATTGCTGGTTTTCTTCTgcttttaaaattttaagtAGCTGGTGCAAGTTCTCTTCCGTTGCTTCTTCAGGGGGGTTTATCTTTCAGCAGTTTTGTTTGTACCAGTTGGTGTGTCATACTTTTTTTTCAAGTTCTACAGATATATGAAATATGTGGGGGCAGCTCTGAAGCAGTACATAGCCACAGTCCTGGCTACTTGCTTCTGTGTACTTTTGTGTGTCTCTAGCAAATTTAGTTGAAGTCCCTGTGCTAGAAGAGAGTTCGGTTTGTCCTTGTATGTTATTACTAAGTTGTAATCCTGTAATTGATAGGACTGAAATAAGAATGTATCTTTTGGTATCTTCTGGGTTTCTGCCTCTATATGCTTTATTTATTGGTCTCCCATAtctcacaaatggtcactcaaatTCCGCTTATTTGACACTTAAACTTACTTATTTTTGAAAAATGAGCGACTTAGTCATTCGGTCTGTTGTTTTGTTAAAATTCGTCCACGTAATGAAGAGTAGAGATTGGTACCCTATCTTGATAATCTCGATTCACAAATATGTTTACAACTTTACATCACATATATATTTGATTGATATGATTTGTTCAATTGTCTTGCATTGTAATCAGTGTTTTAAAACGCTAAAATGCACTCCGATGTATTTCAGTAGATCGTCACTAAGGCGTAAAACGTAAATCTTACATTATAAAAAATTGTATATACATAAAATGATAACAATATAGAAAAAAACAAATGCTATTCATAGTCATCAATCAATAAGAATTGAGCTAGATTCAATGAACCTCATAATTCAATAAATACTCAAACATAAAATGAAATCTAAGGTGAACATGATGGGTTAGTACTTGGTACAGCATTTGCTGTTTATGAGAAAGGTTTGGCGGCAAAGGAAGAAGCCTGGGGAGAGTGGGAGTCAGGAAAGAGATTCCTTTCTGATGGAAGAAATTTGAGGAGAGGGGAGTCAAATTTGCCATGAAGGAAGAAATTTAGGGAGAGTGGGAGTTTGCAAACCTGCTATAGccgtcttttttttctttttttctttttaaaaaaaaaaaatctgagccTAAGATTAAATTGATTAAGCTTTTTGTGGCTCAATTGGTTTTTTGCGTTTTAAGTATTGAATATAGATAAGAAAATATGTCATCCACGCCTTGAGGCGCGCCTTTTAAAACACTAATTGTAATTAACATTCTCGAAAATTATAGCACAAGCGTACACTGCATTTTCCCAACACTGTATTAGCTCGCCACCTGCTTTCACAAAGGACACTCGTGCAAACTCAAATTGTGCATCAGAGTAACAGCCACAAAAAGCTTTGACCAATTGAGCGCTCAAGCCAGTAGATTCACCAGAATTAGGCCTGAAATATTTCTGTCCTATTGAAAGATTATGTAAGGCTAGAAAGAGAAGTTGTACAGTAGTTCTAGCtttatcttttttatttcttgatAAAGATTTATGATTGATACATTAAGGAATTGTTAGGGGCATCACATTTTGATCTCGCTTAGACAAAACCTCAGCCAAAGAAAAAAGCACCACACTACACCCCATTGCAGAGCTAGAACATCAGCTTGCACATGAGAGTTTAATAGTATTACCTAACTTCATTTcctctgcattttttttttctgtgggGGGAACTTTGGCCCTCCAATTTATcgaaataaagaaacaaaagaataagaagaagaaattacaaGTTCAAGTTAGTCAATTTAATACGTACAGCACTAGGTATCTAGGTGCAGCTGGAAGGAGCAAAACCCACAGTACGACGTGAAATATCAAATTCCCAAAGATGGTTTTGCTGCATTTGGTTGCCAATAACAGACTTGTCATCGAGAGATGGAACAAAGCCAATACACTTGATCCCCGTTGTCACAGGTACAACATAGTTTCTCACCGGTGGCTCATATCGAACACCATCTGCAAAATGAAATGCAAGTCTTGGCACCGAAGACTCGTCATATCCTTTATCATTGAAGCAGAATTCAAATGGGAGATCTTTGAGCACGAAATTATTATATTTTGACAAAGCATCTGTCAATTCGTCCATGACAGCCTTGTAAGCTGGTAGGGGTAGAAATGTGTTGGTTGAGCCTGAATCAAGCACTACACCACCATTACGCGACGTTGCATCCCAAAATTGACTTGGTATCTTCAATAATGTGCCCCCGATTGAGATGCCCGTTATGTTTACGCCATATAAATTAGAGTTATGTCCGTTCTGCTTCCTCATAATCAACTTTGTGTACCTCATAGGGCTGTTAATAACAGTTTGTTTATTGGGACCAAATGTAAGATAACTCAACACACTCGAGTTGCTCCTATGAAACATTAGGCAGTAAGAGAACTTGCCAGCAAACTTATAAGAAACTACTGTCTCGGAGAATGAGTAGTCACCGAAGCCTAAACCTAGAATGCCATCACCTTGCTTTAACTTTTGGGAGGAATCTGTGCAGCCGATTGTCACATTAGGCAGCTTTGTTTTGCTACCATTTGCGAGGGGTACTGTTATAGTGTCAGACCCAAAGAAACCATCTGCTCCCTCCCCTCCCATGTACCTGTAAGTGTATCTGCAAGGCGACGTTGGGGTTGGGCAGTCTTTATAAGACATCATGTGTGAGAGCCCTTGTCTGCACATACCATCGGAGCATGGAACAGGTTTGAATGTCGATGATAGATCAGCACGAAATTCCCTACCTTTATTGAGAAAAATTAATGACTTTTTGAGATCGCCATGATGGTGTTTCTTCTTCTTGCGATCGTCTATCATTTTCTGTTTGGCCTCCTTTGTCAACGTTCTATCGTATTTGCATTTGACCCATGTCAAGTCACTCGCTGTATCTGCAGCCAACAAGAAAGTCTTGGGAGGTGTTCCAATTTTTACTTCGACCCAATACAACCCCGACAGCATATCAAAACCCGAATGCACCGGCATTGCAAAGGATGAGTTAGTTTCTGAGTCCTGTCGCCTTGGGATTTGATGATCATCTCTATTCATTTGGAAAATCGTTTGGTGGCGGATTATGTCATGGAGGTGAAGCTCTTTCATGACATCTATATCGGTTTTATTGATCAAACCAACTCCTCCATTGAAATGAGGAGAGTACTTGTGAATTAACGGCAACCGCATGGTGGTATGATCACCATTTGCACAAACATGCAAAAGTCCATGATGAGTGGCAGAAAGCAAGAAAATGATGAAGAGGAATGTTGTTGAACTAGTTGACATCCTCCCCTTCATCATTGATTGTCGAAATGAAATGACTCGAATGAAAGTCTGAAACTAGAATATACAAGGATAGAATTATAGGATCATGCATGTGGACATGGGATGACTAACATCAGAGGCGGGAGAGCTAACTAAATTTAGACGTACAAAATGAGAAAATTCTAGTTGTAACCGATTCAATACAGCTGAAATTAGAAATTATCAAATGATTGAAGATTTCAAACAATAAAATAGATTGCCAGAAGGGCTGCAGTTTATTATTGCCAAAAAGGGCTGCAGTTTATAATAATTCATGACAAGCCTGCACCTAAAAATGTATTTCTAAATGTATCCCGTAAATATTCAAATACACCCTGCATATTTTTTACATCCAACAAAATCATAGAACCGCTAACTCCACCCAGCAAGTTTTTCAATAATTTCTTTATTTCTAATTAAACCCAACAAGACCCGTTACACCCGGTAAAACCTTATCGAGATGAAGAATAACACACTCAACAAATCCTTCATTCTTCTGAGATGGTTTGGTATTCTATATTGACCTTCTTAACGTTGATCTGGTAACGTAGGTATATGCATACCCAGTCTCAACCTCAAGAATTTCTCTATCTTAGACTTCGTTTGTCATCGCCTCCGAAACTGTCCCATGATGATCATCCTTCAAAATCTTAACGTATAGAGCGGGTATTGAGAAGAAGTAGATGCAGAGAAGAGTTGCCGAAGAGAGTAACTATAGTTGCACTACATACATACCAGGCAATTAGATTTTTACAAACTTAGATTTCTAAAACAAATTAATGCCTACTAAAGAGAGGAAGCAAGAATAAGTACAGACAAGTATACAAGGATTATTCTGAAATCAAATCACACAACCAAAATATTGCAAGTTTAGGTACCTGGCCAATGCATTGCCCCACCCAAGGGCAGTGATGATCAAAGCGCTCCACACAATTGTTGCAGATAGAACAATGGAAACAACGAGGAGGGTGATATAGGCATACAAGTGTCACAATACTTCACTCTTACAGGAAGCCCATTGATCATCACTTCTTTTGTTCTAGGATTTTGATGGATGCCCATCATGCATGGAACATACCTTGTTAGAATCTCCGAAATCATGATTGCACTCACTACTTGGTCAATATCATGTGTATTAAACCTAGGAGATGAAGCAATTataatgaaaagtgaaatttgggtttaaggTTTTGTTGGAAGAAACAACATAATAACATGGAATACAGTGAACTGCTGGATACAAATAGActaaagagtttcaaattttatCGTTTCGTTTGTTCTTAGCTTAATTTACCATGACTTTTAATATAATTTCATATGAGGATACAATTGTTTTTTCatgaaaaattaattttcttGGTGTACCTATATATTTACTAgatacatttagaaagaccatTTTAAAAAGATAAAATGTCTACAGTTCATAACAATTCATGACAATTCAACtacatttttacaagcttttgaacaaattcgttgtcaatgttgtaatttttgtttaactatatgtaaatagtgtaaatgaatatggtaacttttgttctcaatgttgtaattttggttcaaatacttgtaaatttttgttcaaatagttgtaaatgagggtatctcatacccaccagtacactagcttgtctctGAAATGGCTTGAATGATATTCAAACTCATGAAAAGTGCAAGTCAAGAGGTGAACTAAAATAATTAATCAATTGATTATCCAATAATTTGATCCAACTGCCTTACGTTTGTTTGAGAGTTTCTCTCCATCAAATGATTCAATGGAAAAGAGGAGCTGCGTAGTCGTGAGCATGAGGATCTAAGAATCTGAGATAGATATAGGATTTTGGCGGATGGATATATTCTGTATAGTAGGGGCCAAAAGTCTTAGTTATCCAGTCATATGGTCATTTATCAACTATTTGATAAAATATGGTTAAAAATCAATCTGATAACCTAAAGTAGGTTATTTATCAAAATTTCACATTTTTATTTTCTCCTGTGATCTCGGTTTAGCTTTCTTAGAATTTCTATGGCTGTGCTAGTTATGACTTGGTAGTATACCCAATCGAGCATTAGCAACAAAATTTGTCTCAATATCCAAAGAACAAAAAGCTCCTGAAAAATTAGGACATTATAATGCAAAAATTTAAaatcacaaaaaaataaaagttgaaaaaaaaaaaaaaaaaaaaaaaaaggtacgtTCTTCTCCGCTCAATTCTCACATTGCCAAACTATTCTCAGTCCCACGTTGCACGTACAACTGCTTCTCTCTTATTGTCTTGGTTTTTTTCTATCAACTCAAATTTCCCAACTATTCTTAATAAAATCCCACCATTCGAATCATATCAACGAAACGACGAAATGGTTAAACGGGAGAGATCGAAAAGCCCCTAGATCTAAAGCCAAAACTCCAAAAGCTTCACTGCCACCCCTAGACCAGCCGTCATGGCTACCCACTACCAAGCGGCAACGAAAAAAGCCCTGAAGGGCCTCACTTCCAGAGGCCGAACATTTCTCCACCATGAATCTCCACCCCCAAATAGCATGCACAAGGACATAGATACCAAAGAACTTAGTAATGGAAGTCACAAAGGTGGAGACCAGCAAGCAACACAACACCATTGGTCGGCGGTCCAGCCACGTCCCCAAGTTTTGATGAAGTGCCGGTATGGCAGCAATTTTTACATATAAAGTTAGGTGAATAGATCCAGCAGAGACTCCTGGGATCGAATATGGAAGATGAGGTTGTGGAAAAGAGAATTAGGAGAGGACGAGGTGTCTAAGATGGATGGAGAGCCATGGAGGAGGATAGTGGATCTGAAAATTTGGTGAGAATGCAAGGAAGGAGAGGATCAAAAACCACGCCAAAAACATGGCTTGTCTTACAAATTCCAATGTTGATCCAAACCATCATTGTTGCATTTTCATTGGAAAGAGCCAGCAGTAGACAGAAAATCTGAATCCAAACAGG encodes the following:
- the LOC133742154 gene encoding aspartic proteinase NANA, chloroplast-like; amino-acid sequence: MMKGRMSTSSTTFLFIIFLLSATHHGLLHVCANGDHTTMRLPLIHKYSPHFNGGVGLINKTDIDVMKELHLHDIIRHQTIFQMNRDDHQIPRRQDSETNSSFAMPVHSGFDMLSGLYWVEVKIGTPPKTFLLAADTASDLTWVKCKYDRTLTKEAKQKMIDDRKKKKHHHGDLKKSLIFLNKGREFRADLSSTFKPVPCSDGMCRQGLSHMMSYKDCPTPTSPCRYTYRYMGGEGADGFFGSDTITVPLANGSKTKLPNVTIGCTDSSQKLKQGDGILGLGFGDYSFSETVVSYKFAGKFSYCLMFHRSNSSVLSYLTFGPNKQTVINSPMRYTKLIMRKQNGHNSNLYGVNITGISIGGTLLKIPSQFWDATSRNGGVVLDSGSTNTFLPLPAYKAVMDELTDALSKYNNFVLKDLPFEFCFNDKGYDESSVPRLAFHFADGVRYEPPVRNYVVPVTTGIKCIGFVPSLDDKSVIGNQMQQNHLWEFDISRRTVGFAPSSCT